Part of the Phycisphaerae bacterium genome, GCAGGCACCAGGGCGAGCCCGGGCTGCGCAGCAGCGACACCAGCACCGTGCCGTCTTCGATTCGATAACTGCACTCGCCCCGGTTGATGATCGCCGCGCGGGTGTCCTCGCTGGCAGGTGCGGCCCAGTGAATCGCGGGCCAGTCGCCGTTGACACCATTGGCCTCGTAGGTCGGTTCGTACCGACCTCGCCGGACGGTGCCGTACGGAATCTCGTAATCACCGTCGTCACCATGAGCGGTGGTAGGAAAGGCGATGCGAATCCGGCGGTTGTAGGTATCCCAATCGACTTGCGTGACAAACTCGACGTAGGGTAACCCATCGCGCAGAAGCACGCGCTGCTTCCAGGTGAGCCACACAACTTCGAAGTCGCTGGGATTGCCGGGATGCTCGCCCTCAAAGATGATCTCGCAACCACCGGGGACCCGCCGTACCGCGGATCGTCGGGTCAGCGGGCTGAGTCGCTCGCGGTGATGATCGGCTCGACGCGTGGCCCAGGGGTCGCCGTAGTCGTGTTCGAGGATCAACTCGCCGGAGTAGAACATCCCGGGCCTGATGAGTTCATCGCCGGTTGATTTGTCGACGATGCTGGTGATTCCGTGTTCGTCGGATGTGATTCGAAATCGCTCATTCTCGATCGAGTCGCCTTCGAGAGTCTCGACCGCGGGTGGCTGGGCAGCCGGAGACAGGCGAATGCCGCGAGACCCCAGCAAGGGGACATCACGACCGAGGGTGTGGATCACGGCCGTGTCGTCCTGCCGCCGGTCAACGCCGTATACCGGCAACGGGCCCTGGTCGTCACAAGCGGTTGCCCATTCCGTCGGCCAGCCGGCGATTTCGACGCTTACCGGGGCGGTGCGTGCCCAACTGAGCGTATTGAAGATGGTTGCCGGTCGGTCCTGGCCGTTTTGGGCCGATCGCTTGGTTATCGCATGAGCGGCACGGGCGGTGAACGCCTGGGTGTCGGCATCGAGCCAGTCGTAGAGGTTCATCAACTCGGCGTAGGCGGCATCGATGTGCGTTGCGGTGATCGCGTCGTGAAAGTGTGTGAAAACCAGCGAACGCCACGTGTCAGCGAGCAGGTCGGTCGGGTACTGTTCGCCGCGCAGCCACGCCCAGGCCGCCAGGGTCTCGGCGGCCAGAAGGGCGTGTTCGGCCCGGCGATTTCGCTGTTTGAGCTTGATGCGCGTCACCCAGCAGCCGGCCGACGACAGGGCAATGTCGGGATCAGCGGCTACGTGCTCGGGCGGAGGATTGTCGACGGCCTCCAGCTCAGCCGCGACGTGCGGCAGCAGGTCCTGGTAGATACCGAAACGATACTCGATGCCGTTCGCATTTACGGCCCGCTCAGCCACCTGCTTTTCAAGGTCCATGCATGGCAGCGTTTCCTCGCCGCCCAAGCTGATCAGACCGAATGGTTCCTTGCCGGTGTCTTCGAGCCAACTGGTCAACTCCACGCGGACGTTCTGATCGAAACCGCGGTCCTGGCAGGCCTCGCAGCCCTTGCCCTTGCAGGCGTCGCACGGTGCCAGTTTGACGCTTGTGCCGAGCAATAGCCTGGCCTGCGGTGCCCGCACATACAGCGTCGAACCATCCAGACCTCGCCAGTAGTCGCCGGTCGGAGTCCTGTAACTCAGGAAGGGCAACC contains:
- a CDS encoding glycoside hydrolase family 38 C-terminal domain-containing protein — its product is MHRQLKPIYLIQMNHLDPIWRRCWDHRFECEGRTFASYADLQEAIISDWIKTAERGKTAFVLEQTVSLRKYLERHPEHYGTLKRLAREKRCEVLAGGEVIPDANMPLGESLVRNLLYGILWVEKTLGIPVNIGCRNDGFGSSAQIPQIFRQCEIRWLPFLSYRTPTGDYWRGLDGSTLYVRAPQARLLLGTSVKLAPCDACKGKGCEACQDRGFDQNVRVELTSWLEDTGKEPFGLISLGGEETLPCMDLEKQVAERAVNANGIEYRFGIYQDLLPHVAAELEAVDNPPPEHVAADPDIALSSAGCWVTRIKLKQRNRRAEHALLAAETLAAWAWLRGEQYPTDLLADTWRSLVFTHFHDAITATHIDAAYAELMNLYDWLDADTQAFTARAAHAITKRSAQNGQDRPATIFNTLSWARTAPVSVEIAGWPTEWATACDDQGPLPVYGVDRRQDDTAVIHTLGRDVPLLGSRGIRLSPAAQPPAVETLEGDSIENERFRITSDEHGITSIVDKSTGDELIRPGMFYSGELILEHDYGDPWATRRADHHRERLSPLTRRSAVRRVPGGCEIIFEGEHPGNPSDFEVVWLTWKQRVLLRDGLPYVEFVTQVDWDTYNRRIRIAFPTTAHGDDGDYEIPYGTVRRGRYEPTYEANGVNGDWPAIHWAAPASEDTRAAIINRGECSYRIEDGTVLVSLLRSPGSPWCLHEPQFYRMPLFDGMRDAGKHEFRLAMLPFKGPWQDSGVTQAAWSYNAPLPTVADCTAAVPSMGLGLSAKGTMISAVKRAEDGDALIVRLYEYAGRGETADLQIPEGFAKAQAVNLLERQGSPLSVKDRSVQIEMKPFKLVTVRAER